The proteins below are encoded in one region of Thermococcus peptonophilus:
- a CDS encoding magnesium-dependent phosphatase-1, with the protein MRLLILDLDGTLWDHEDASRLIPPYEFHSDYLVDPYGEELHLFPGVREFLEWASERFLLSIASWNIEEKVRPILEGFGLWGYFLFPKIEGHPDKADMIRRTIEELESIGYTIDDVIYVDDRAIHMDKIKMELPEVDFIHMWVDVKSFEELTTTPQKAGLR; encoded by the coding sequence ATGAGGCTATTGATTCTTGACCTTGATGGAACTCTCTGGGATCACGAAGACGCTTCTCGACTTATCCCACCCTATGAGTTTCATAGCGACTACCTCGTTGATCCCTACGGTGAGGAGCTGCATTTGTTCCCAGGCGTCCGCGAGTTCCTTGAGTGGGCTAGCGAGCGCTTTCTCCTCTCGATAGCCAGCTGGAATATTGAGGAGAAGGTCAGACCTATTCTGGAGGGTTTCGGCCTCTGGGGCTACTTCCTCTTTCCGAAAATCGAGGGCCACCCTGACAAGGCCGATATGATACGGAGAACCATCGAGGAGCTCGAATCGATCGGCTACACCATCGACGACGTCATTTATGTCGATGATAGGGCAATTCACATGGACAAGATCAAGATGGAACTTCCAGAGGTGGACTTCATTCACATGTGGGTTGACGTAAAGTCTTTTGAGGAGCTTACAACAACTCCTCAAAAAGCTGGACTGAGGTGA